One genomic region from Spirosoma sp. KCTC 42546 encodes:
- a CDS encoding TolC family protein: MKLFVFLLWLSSMALWVESALGQSVPVPSDVLSRTAIATSETSTGNVPSSLSALAGLPLADTGIVFTAEEFYQAVLQHNPIVKQAALLNQEAQAQVQQARGAFDPKLFSAYNRKNFGNTLYYDKWQSGLAVPILPGGLDVKMTYDRNTGKYLNPENNVPPTGLIALGVSVPITQGLLIDARRNTLRQAQLAVNLAEADRISLINKTLLDAAKAYWDWYLAYQQFRWIERGYQLAQTRFVAVRQRALIGDAAPIDTTEALITVQDRLVQFQQAAVDLQNARLSLTTFLWSSQEGAVPQPVDLPGTVIPQAAPPDQTSQVQLQDLLNRAAERHPDLVKLVNKQQQLTIEERYRRALLMPKISVEASLLSRGPLSEATTDGSGSYGFQSGNHKIGVDLAFPLFLRAERGKLRQVQLKNQQTGLERQQTGRDIVNDVQRAWNELVALEKQITTQQQTATNQQILVQAEVSKFQLGESSLFLVNSRETKLIDLRIKLEELRTKHQKALANLWYAAGSNVGSR, from the coding sequence ATGAAGCTATTCGTTTTTCTGCTCTGGCTCAGCAGCATGGCACTTTGGGTAGAATCGGCTTTAGGGCAATCGGTTCCGGTACCCTCAGATGTTTTGTCGCGCACAGCCATTGCTACATCAGAAACCTCAACCGGTAATGTACCATCGTCGCTGTCTGCACTGGCAGGCCTGCCGTTAGCCGATACGGGGATCGTGTTCACTGCCGAGGAGTTTTACCAGGCAGTGTTGCAGCACAATCCGATTGTTAAACAGGCGGCTTTACTAAATCAGGAAGCGCAGGCGCAGGTCCAGCAGGCCCGTGGTGCGTTTGACCCCAAGCTGTTCTCGGCCTATAATCGTAAAAACTTTGGCAACACGCTTTATTACGACAAATGGCAGTCAGGGCTGGCCGTACCGATCTTGCCCGGTGGCCTTGATGTAAAAATGACGTACGACCGGAATACGGGAAAGTACCTGAACCCCGAAAACAACGTGCCACCCACGGGGCTGATTGCTCTGGGGGTTAGTGTACCCATTACGCAGGGACTGCTCATCGATGCACGCCGAAACACGTTGCGCCAGGCTCAACTGGCCGTTAATCTGGCCGAGGCCGATCGGATTTCATTAATCAATAAAACCCTGCTCGATGCGGCCAAAGCGTATTGGGACTGGTATCTCGCGTATCAGCAGTTTCGCTGGATTGAGCGCGGGTATCAGTTGGCTCAAACGCGTTTTGTGGCCGTTCGGCAACGGGCGCTCATTGGCGACGCAGCTCCCATTGATACCACCGAAGCCCTGATTACGGTTCAGGATCGGCTGGTTCAATTTCAACAGGCGGCTGTCGATCTGCAAAATGCCCGACTCAGTCTAACAACGTTTTTGTGGAGTAGCCAAGAAGGCGCAGTTCCCCAACCTGTCGATTTGCCAGGTACAGTTATTCCGCAGGCCGCTCCCCCCGACCAGACCAGTCAGGTACAGCTTCAGGATTTACTCAACCGAGCTGCCGAACGGCACCCAGACCTGGTTAAATTGGTCAATAAGCAGCAACAATTAACCATTGAAGAGCGCTACCGCCGGGCGCTGTTGATGCCCAAAATAAGCGTTGAGGCTAGCTTATTGAGCCGAGGTCCACTCTCAGAAGCAACTACTGATGGATCGGGTTCGTACGGCTTTCAATCGGGTAACCACAAGATTGGCGTCGATCTGGCCTTTCCTTTATTTCTCCGCGCCGAACGAGGAAAACTTCGTCAGGTGCAGTTAAAAAACCAGCAAACGGGACTGGAACGGCAACAGACAGGCCGCGACATTGTTAACGACGTACAACGGGCCTGGAACGAACTGGTTGCCCTTGAAAAACAGATTACTACCCAGCAGCAAACCGCCACCAATCAGCAGATTTTGGTCCAGGCCGAAGTAAGCAAGTTTCAATTGGGCGAGAGTTCGTTGTTTCTGGTCAATAGTCGGGAAACTAAACTCATTGACTTACGGATAAAGCTGGAGGAGCTACGCACCAAGCACCAGAAAGCCCTTGCTAATTTATGGTACGCTGCCGGTTCCAACGTTGGTAGCCGGTGA